The Streptomyces sp. NBC_00483 genome contains the following window.
GGCTCGACGGCGAGCAGCACGAACGGCTCGGCGCAGGAATGATCCTGGGGGCCTCACTGCTGACCGCGCGCGGCATCCCGGCGGCCGGCGAGTACGAACTGCGCACATCCGCCGCGCAGTTGGTGAGCGACAGTCTCGGCGCCGGAGGGTCGTTCACGGAGATCCAGGCTCTCAATTTCACAGACGGCGTCGTCGAGATGGGGCACGACGGACCGGCACACCTGGCCGTCAGCGCGCAGGAGCCCATGCTCCGAGGACTCGGCGTCTACCACGGCAAACGAGGCTGGGGCGTCAGCGTCGAGTTCGACGTCGAACACGGTCCCGTGACCGCTTTCGGTATCGGCCAGGACCGGGACGGAACGCTGGTGTTCGTCGCGTCCGAAGGGAAGACCGTCCCCGGACCCCTCCTGGCGATCGGCAATACCACCAGCCGTGTGGACTTCGGACGGGACCCCGGCGAGTGGGTGGACGCCTGGAGCGACACCGGCATCGGGCATCACTGGGCGCTGTCCACCGGCCATCGCGCCGCCGAGTACGAGGCCGCCGCCCACCTCATGGGTGTGCCGTTCCGGCAGGTGTGACGACCGTTCCCCGGACACATCTCCGTTGCCCTGAAAGACACCACACTTTCCCGACCGCGGGCTGGTCCCGCGAGGAGGCATGACGATGCGCATCGAACGACTGGTGGCCGAGTACGGCGCACCCGACCTCGGGATCGGCACGGCCCGCCCGCGGCTCTCCTGGACCCGTAGCGGTGGGGACGCGGAACAGAGCGCGTACGAAGTGCGGCTCCGGACCGCCGACGGCGGCACCGAGGTGGCGGGTGGAGCCGGGCCCGAACAGGTGCTTGTCGCCTGGCCGTTCCGGGAGTTGCGATCGAGGGAGCGCGTCGAGGTCCAGGTCCGGGCCGAGGCGGACGGCACATGGTCGGCGTGGAGCGACCCCCTCGTGATCGAGGCCGGGCTGCTGACACCCGAGGACATCGAGGCGCGGTTCATCGGCCCACGGGACATCGGCGGTCTCGACGGTGGCACGGTCGTGCTCGCCCGCGACCTCGAGCTGGACGGGGCGGTCGCCGACGCGCGGCTGTACATCACGGCACACGGCGTCTACGACGCGTGGATCGGCGACCGCCGGGTGGGCGACCACCAACTCGACCCGGGCTGGACGGCGTACGACACCCGCCTGCGCTACCAGACCTTCGACGTCACCGAGCACCTGCGGGCCCCGGGCGGGAACCGGATCGCGGTCGGCCTCGGCAACGGCTGGTACCGCGGACAGCTCACGTGGACGCTGCAACGCGACTCCTACGGTGACCGTCTCGGGCTCCTGGCCCAACTCGAGATCACCTACGCGGACGGCCGCCGGCAGACCGTCCTCACCGACGGCACCTGGTGCGCCGGGGAGACCGGGGTGCTCGCCGACGACCTCTACGACGGCCAGAGCACCGACCTGCGGGTGCCGCTCGCGCCCGAAGCCGTGGCGACCGGCCCGGTCGATGTCCTCGACGTCGACCTCGGCCGGCTCGTCGCGCCGATGGGCCCGCCGGTGCGCGAAGTCGCGACGGTGCCGGCGTGCGAACTGCTCACCTCGCCGACCGGAGCGCAGATCATCGACTTCGGAGAGAACGTGGTCGGCTGGGTACGTCTGCGTGTCACGGGGGAGCGCGGCGGCACCGTCACCGTGCGGCACGCGGAAGTACTCGAAGGCGGAGAGCTCGGCGTACGCCCGCTGCGCGAGGCCAAGGCGACCGACACCTACGTCCTCGCCGGCGGTCAGCAGGTGCTCGAACCGCGGTACACGTTCCACGGCTTCCGATACGCGGAGGTCACCGGCGCCGAGGTGCGCCCCGAGGACGCCGAGGCCGTGGTGGTCAGCTCCGACCTGCGCCGTACCGGATGGTTCGAGTGCTCCGAGCCGGACGTGAACCGACTGCACGAGAACGTGATCCGGGGCATGCGCGGCAACTTCGTCGACGTACCGACCGACTGCCCGCAGCGCGACGAGCGGCTCGGCTGGACCGGCGACATCCAGGTGTTCGCCCCCACCGCCGGCTTCCTCTTCGACGTGGGCGGGTTCCTCGGCTCGTGGCTGCGGGACCTCGCGGCGGAGCAACGACCCGACGGCGGCGTCCCGTTCGTGGTGCCGGACGTCGTGCGCGAGCACATCGGCGGCCCCCGGCCCGGTGACGCGCCGCACTCGCCGCCGGCCGGCTGGGCGGACGCGGCGGTCCACGTGCCGTGGACGCTGTACGAACGCTACGGCGACGTCGGCGTCCTCGAGAGGCAGTACGACTCCATGAAGGCATGGGTCGACAAGGCCCACGCCCTGGCGGGCGAGTCCCTTCTGTGGGACACGGGATTCCAGTTCGGCGACTGGCTGGACCCGGACGCGCCACCGCACGACGCGGCGGCCGCGAAGGCGGACCCCGCCGTCGTCGCCACCGCGTACCTGGCCCGCAGCGCCCATCTCATGGCCCGCACCGCCGAGATCCTCGGGCGCGACGCCGACGCCCGGCGGTACGCACAGCTGTCGGCCGACGTCGCGCAGGCCTTCCGCAAGGAGTACGTCGGACCGGACGGCACGGTGCGCAGCGACTGCCAGACGGTGTACGCGCTGGTGCTGGTCTGGGGCCTGCTCGACACGGACGCGCAGCGGCGTGGTGCGGGGGACCGGCTGGCGACGCTGGTCCGTGAGGCCGACTTTCACGTCAGTACCGGATTCCTGGGCACGCCGGTGATCCTGGACGCCCTGTGCGAGGCCGGGCACCCCGAGCTGGCGCACGCGATGCTCCTGACCCGTACCAACCCGTCGTGGCTGTACCCGGTCGGCATGGGCGCCACGACGATCTGGGAGCGCTGGGACTCGATGCTGCCGGACGGGTCGGTCAACCCCGGCGAGATGACGTCGTTCAACCACTACGCGTACGGGGCGGTCGCCGACTGGCTGCACCGGAGCGTGGCGGGACTCGCCCCGGCCGCGCCCGGCTACCGCGAGGTCACGGTGCGGCCTTTGGTGACCGGCCAGTTGGACAGTGCGTCGGCCCGGCTCGACAGCCCGTACGGCCCGGTCGGTGTCGCGTGGCGGCTGGCAGGCGAGCGGTTCGAGCTGGAGCTCGACGTGCCGCCCGGAGTCACGGCCCACCTCGACCTGCCGCTGGACGAGCCGGCCCGCAGCGTCGGGCCGGGCACGCACCACGTGGCCGGGGACTGGGTGCCGGTGGGGAATCCGCTGCCCGCCCGCTGAGGTGTCGGTCCGAACGTTCCATCCAGAGGGCGAGGCTCCCTCACCTCAGGTCGGTTTCTCAAAGGCGAGATCGGTTTCTCAAAGGCGAGAAGGGAGCGGCGATGAAGACGAAGTGGTTCGGAACGCTTCGTGGAGCAGGTTCCAGGTTGGCCGTCGCGGCGGTTGTCGCGTGTACCGCGCTGTCCGGGTGCGCGACCGGGCACCCTGCGGGAGGCTCCGCGGTCAAGGGCCAACGGACACTGACCCTTGGTGTGTCGGGAGAGCCGCAGTCGTTCGACCCCGCCCTGCAGCAGAGCGGCGGCGACCAGCGATGGCGATGGCAGGCGACCTTCGACACGCTGCTGCGCTGCGACGCCGATGGCAACGTTGTCCCCAACGCGGCCCAGAGCTACAAGCTCAGCAAGGACGCGAAGACCCTCACCATGAAGCTCCGCAAGGGGATGACCTTCTCGGACGGCACACCGGTGAACGCCGCCGCCGCGAAGGCGACCATCGAGCACATGAAGAAGGGCGGCGGTTCCGACGCCGGCCGCGTCGCCGAGGTCACCGTCAAGACGCCGGACGCCCACACCGTCGTACTCAAGGCACCGCGCCCCACCGGCCAGTTGCCCACGTTCATGTGCCTGGCGCCCGGCGCCATCGCGGAGCCGAAGCAGATATCCAGCGGCTCCGTCGCCTCGGTTCCCGTCAGCTCAGGGCCGTACAAGCTCGACCCGGGCGGATCGACCTCGGGGTCCGTCTACCGGTTCGTCAAGCGCGACGACTACTGGAACGCCGACGCCTACGCGTATGACACCGTCGAGTTCGTCACCATGTCGGACTCCACCGCTCGGCTCAACGCGCTCATGTCCGGTGAGATCGACGGCGCCGTCATCGACCAGGACCAGGCGGCCGAGGCACGCAACACCGGCCTCCACGTCCTGTCGAATCCCGGCACTTGGACCGGCATGTACATCAACGACCGGGCCGGCAAGAAGATCCCCGCACTCGGCGACGTACGGGTGCGCCGCGCGATGAACATGGTCTTCGACCGGAAGGCCATCGCCGACCACATGTTCGGCGGCGAGGCCGCGCCCACCACCCAGATCTTCAACCCGGGCTCCACCGCGTTCGAGGCGAAACTCGACAAGGCCTACCCGTACGACATCGCGCGGGCGCGCCGACTCATGAAGGAAGCGGGTCACGCGGACGGCTTCACGATCGAGGTGCCGAGCGAGGCCGACGGCAGCGCCGTCTACAACCCCCTGGTGATCCAGCAGCTCGGGCTGCTGAACATCCGCGTCAAGGAGGTCCCGCTCACGGGGCCGACCGCGATCTCCGACATCCTCGGCGGCCGGTTCCCCGTCATGTACGCACGGATGAGCACGTCGGCGTCGTCGCTGTTCAGCATCGTCGAGGCGCTCGAGCCCGGCTCCATCTGGAACGTCATGCGGACCAAGGACCCGAAGCTGCAGAAGCTCCTCGAAGAGGCTCAGGTCGCGCGCGGCAAGCGCGGCGACGAGGTCTACCGGGAGATCAACGAATACGTCGTGGACCAGGCCTGGTTCGTGCCCTGGGTCGCGGAGAACACGTTCTTCGCGACGCGGGACGCCTCGATGGTGCCCGAGATGACCGACCCGTTCCGCTTCAACCCGTACCTGAGCGACTTCAAGTAACCCCGGCCGCAAGGCTGTTGCCATCACGAGGAGGTGAGGCATCCCATGATCGGTTACACCCTGCGCCGGCTCGCCTCGGCGCTCCTGCTCACCGTCGCGGTCACGTTCGTGACGTTCGTTCTGATCTTCAGCGACAGCAACGCCATCGCCCGCGCCACGCTGGGCAAGGCCGCCACCCAGGCGGCCGTGGACCAGAAGGCCGCGCAACTCGGCCTCGACCGTCCCGTCCTGGTCCAGTACCTCGACTGGGTGGGCGACGTCCTGCACGGCTCGCTCGGCGTCAGCTTCTTCACCGGGGAGTCGGTGACGTCGATGCTGACGACCCGGCTGCCCGTGACGCTCTCGCTCACCGCCGTGGTCGTCGTCCTGACGGCACTCGTCAGCGTGCTCGTCGGCACCCTGGCCGCCGTGCGCGGCGGCTGGCTCGACCGGACCCTGCAGATGTTCGCCGTGTCCGGCGCGGCCGTGCCCGCGTTCATCGTCGCGATCTTCCTGGTGCTCCTGGTCGCGGTCGAATGGGGCTGGCTGCCCGCCACGGGGTACGTCCCCTTCGCCCGCGGCCCCGTGGAGTGGGCGAGGTCCCTCGCGCTGCCGGTGCTCGCCATCCTCGTCGGCTCGATCGGTGGCGCGGCACAGCAGTTCCGCGGCGCCGTCTCCGAGGTCCTCCAGCAGGACTTCGTCCGTACGCTGCGCTCGCGCGGCATCGGCGAGTTCGGCATCGTCTTCCGGCACGTGCTGCGCAGCGCGGCCGCCCCCGGCCTGACCATCCTCGGCCTGCAGACCATCGGCATGCTCGGCGGCGTCGTCCTCATCGAGCAGGTCTTCGCGCTGCCCGGCGTCGGCGACCTCGCGGTCGAGATGACGCTGCGCTCCGACATCCCCGTCGTCATGGGGTGCGTCGTGTTCACCGTCCTCGTCGTCGTGGTCGTCAACCTCGTCGCGGACATCGTCGGCGCCTGGCTCAACCCGAAGGTGAGGCTCGGATGAGCGCGGAACAGGTCGCCAGCCCCGTCGTCGACCGCGAGGCTCTCGCCGGCGGCACGGCTTCTGCCGGTGACGGCCGCGGCGGCGGGACCTCCATAGGGCGCCGCCTACTGCGCGACCCGCTGGCCGTCGCGGCCCTCGTGTACGTGACGCTCGTCGTGCTGGTCGGCATACTGGCGCCGCTGCTCGCCCCGAACGGGCCGAACCACGTCGACGTCAGCCAGGCCAACACCCCGCCGTTCGTAGGCGACTTCGTGCTCGGCGGCGACTCCTCGGGCCGCGACATCCTGTCCCGGCTGCTCTGGGCGACGCGCGGCACCCTGCTCTCCTGCGTCATCGTGCTGGCCGTCTCGACCGTCGTCGGCGTCGTCGGCGGCCTGCTCGCGGGCTACTTCCGGGGGCCCGCCGAGGCGATCGCCGGCTGGGTCGCCGACGCGGTCATGGCGCTGCCGGGCATCGTGCTGCTCATCGCCATGTACACCGTGATCGGCCCGTCAATCCCGATGGCCATGGCGGTGTTCGGCGTCCTCATCGCGCCCGCGAACTACCGGCTCGTACGGGCCGTCGTCGCCGAGGTGCGCGGCGAGCTCTACATCGACGCCGCGAAGGTCTCCGGCCTCTCCGACCTGCGGATCATCTTCCGGCACGTCCTGACCGCCGTACGGGCGCCGATCATCATCCAGTCCGGGTTCATCCTCGCGGCCGGTATCGGCATCCAGGCGGGACTGGAGTTCCTCGGCCTCGGCGACCCGCGCGACCCCTCGTGGGGCGGCGTCCTCCAACAGGCCTTCTCCACGGTGTACTTGAACCGCGGCGCGGTCGTCGCGCCGGCCCTCGTCGTCAGCCTCACCATCCTCGCGTTCGTCCTGCTCGGTAACGCGTTGCGCGACGCGCTCCAGGGCTCCGGACGGAATCGGCCCGCGACCACCGAACGCCTCGCGGCGGCCCGCGCCGCCCACCCCGCGTCGTCCCACACCCCGGAGGCCGACGCCCTCGTGAGCGTACGAGGCCTCGCGCTCGGCTACCCCGACGGCGAGGGCGGCGTAAGCGAAGTGGTCGAGAGCGTGGACCTGTGCGTACACCGTGGCGAGATCCACGGCCTGGTCGGCGAGTCCGGGTCGGGCAAGTCGCAGACGGCGTTCGCGATGCTCGGGCTGCTGCCCAAGGACGCGGTGGTGCTCGGCGGCGCGGTGTTGTTCGACGGCGCCGACCTGCTGGCCGACACCGCCGCGATGCGCCGGGCGCGCGGCACCCGCATCGCCTACGTGCCGCAGGAACCGATGAGCAACCTCGACCCGACGATCACCATCGGCCGCCAGCTCACACTCGGCCTGCGGGCAGTGAAGCGCATGCCGAAGGCGCAGGCGCGCACCCACCTCCTCGGCATCCTCGGCCGGGTCGGGATCGCCGACCCGGAGGCGGTCTTCGCCATGTACCCGCACCAGATCTCGGGCGGCATGGCGCAGCGCGTC
Protein-coding sequences here:
- a CDS encoding dipeptide/oligopeptide/nickel ABC transporter permease/ATP-binding protein, giving the protein MSAEQVASPVVDREALAGGTASAGDGRGGGTSIGRRLLRDPLAVAALVYVTLVVLVGILAPLLAPNGPNHVDVSQANTPPFVGDFVLGGDSSGRDILSRLLWATRGTLLSCVIVLAVSTVVGVVGGLLAGYFRGPAEAIAGWVADAVMALPGIVLLIAMYTVIGPSIPMAMAVFGVLIAPANYRLVRAVVAEVRGELYIDAAKVSGLSDLRIIFRHVLTAVRAPIIIQSGFILAAGIGIQAGLEFLGLGDPRDPSWGGVLQQAFSTVYLNRGAVVAPALVVSLTILAFVLLGNALRDALQGSGRNRPATTERLAAARAAHPASSHTPEADALVSVRGLALGYPDGEGGVSEVVESVDLCVHRGEIHGLVGESGSGKSQTAFAMLGLLPKDAVVLGGAVLFDGADLLADTAAMRRARGTRIAYVPQEPMSNLDPTITIGRQLTLGLRAVKRMPKAQARTHLLGILGRVGIADPEAVFAMYPHQISGGMAQRVLITGALAGDPDLIVADEPTTALDVTVQADVLALLRELRDERGLGMLLVTHDLGVVADICDTVSVMRGGTIVEQQEVRSLFADPEHHYTRELLSSALDPEEA
- a CDS encoding ABC transporter permease yields the protein MIGYTLRRLASALLLTVAVTFVTFVLIFSDSNAIARATLGKAATQAAVDQKAAQLGLDRPVLVQYLDWVGDVLHGSLGVSFFTGESVTSMLTTRLPVTLSLTAVVVVLTALVSVLVGTLAAVRGGWLDRTLQMFAVSGAAVPAFIVAIFLVLLVAVEWGWLPATGYVPFARGPVEWARSLALPVLAILVGSIGGAAQQFRGAVSEVLQQDFVRTLRSRGIGEFGIVFRHVLRSAAAPGLTILGLQTIGMLGGVVLIEQVFALPGVGDLAVEMTLRSDIPVVMGCVVFTVLVVVVVNLVADIVGAWLNPKVRLG
- a CDS encoding family 78 glycoside hydrolase catalytic domain; translation: MRIERLVAEYGAPDLGIGTARPRLSWTRSGGDAEQSAYEVRLRTADGGTEVAGGAGPEQVLVAWPFRELRSRERVEVQVRAEADGTWSAWSDPLVIEAGLLTPEDIEARFIGPRDIGGLDGGTVVLARDLELDGAVADARLYITAHGVYDAWIGDRRVGDHQLDPGWTAYDTRLRYQTFDVTEHLRAPGGNRIAVGLGNGWYRGQLTWTLQRDSYGDRLGLLAQLEITYADGRRQTVLTDGTWCAGETGVLADDLYDGQSTDLRVPLAPEAVATGPVDVLDVDLGRLVAPMGPPVREVATVPACELLTSPTGAQIIDFGENVVGWVRLRVTGERGGTVTVRHAEVLEGGELGVRPLREAKATDTYVLAGGQQVLEPRYTFHGFRYAEVTGAEVRPEDAEAVVVSSDLRRTGWFECSEPDVNRLHENVIRGMRGNFVDVPTDCPQRDERLGWTGDIQVFAPTAGFLFDVGGFLGSWLRDLAAEQRPDGGVPFVVPDVVREHIGGPRPGDAPHSPPAGWADAAVHVPWTLYERYGDVGVLERQYDSMKAWVDKAHALAGESLLWDTGFQFGDWLDPDAPPHDAAAAKADPAVVATAYLARSAHLMARTAEILGRDADARRYAQLSADVAQAFRKEYVGPDGTVRSDCQTVYALVLVWGLLDTDAQRRGAGDRLATLVREADFHVSTGFLGTPVILDALCEAGHPELAHAMLLTRTNPSWLYPVGMGATTIWERWDSMLPDGSVNPGEMTSFNHYAYGAVADWLHRSVAGLAPAAPGYREVTVRPLVTGQLDSASARLDSPYGPVGVAWRLAGERFELELDVPPGVTAHLDLPLDEPARSVGPGTHHVAGDWVPVGNPLPAR
- a CDS encoding ABC transporter substrate-binding protein, with the translated sequence MSGEPQSFDPALQQSGGDQRWRWQATFDTLLRCDADGNVVPNAAQSYKLSKDAKTLTMKLRKGMTFSDGTPVNAAAAKATIEHMKKGGGSDAGRVAEVTVKTPDAHTVVLKAPRPTGQLPTFMCLAPGAIAEPKQISSGSVASVPVSSGPYKLDPGGSTSGSVYRFVKRDDYWNADAYAYDTVEFVTMSDSTARLNALMSGEIDGAVIDQDQAAEARNTGLHVLSNPGTWTGMYINDRAGKKIPALGDVRVRRAMNMVFDRKAIADHMFGGEAAPTTQIFNPGSTAFEAKLDKAYPYDIARARRLMKEAGHADGFTIEVPSEADGSAVYNPLVIQQLGLLNIRVKEVPLTGPTAISDILGGRFPVMYARMSTSASSLFSIVEALEPGSIWNVMRTKDPKLQKLLEEAQVARGKRGDEVYREINEYVVDQAWFVPWVAENTFFATRDASMVPEMTDPFRFNPYLSDFK